One window from the genome of Salvelinus fontinalis isolate EN_2023a chromosome 3, ASM2944872v1, whole genome shotgun sequence encodes:
- the LOC129838428 gene encoding uncharacterized protein C1orf100 homolog: MAGSGAALRLHEFKEYQERRDSGSFKRQPEATLRVPRQGKDVRGLYPGQLGRIHVVHSQDHRVRFASLDYSPGPYREHYEDYPRSFDHQTFHALDVLRQSTSASQCAPETAYQEEFGLQSHLYPPDNTKFTLYSHPGPMQRLETGSEEEHFTTPWQSN, translated from the exons ATGGCCGGATCCGGGGCGGCTCTGAGACTGCATGAGTTCAAGGAGTACCAGGAAAGACGGGACTCTGGCTCATTTAAAAGACAACCCGAAGCAACACTGag AGTACCACGTCAGGGGAAGGATGTGCGAGGTCTGTACCCTGGTCAGCTGGGTAGAATCCACGTTGTTCACTCTCAGGATCACAG AGTGAGGTTCGCATCCTTGGATTACTCGCCGGGGCCTTACCGTGAACACTATGAAGACTACCCCAGGAGTTTTGACCACCAGACATTCCACGCCCTGGACGTTCTACGCCAGAGCACCAGCGCCTCTCAATGTGCCCCCGAGACGGCATACCAAGAGGAGTTTGGCCTGCAGTCTCACCTCTACC ctCCGGATAACACTAAGTTTACCCTGTACTCTCACCCTGGGCCTATGCAGCGGTTGGAGACAGGGAGTGAAGAGGAACATTTCACAACACCATGGCAATCAAACTGA